TGCCGGTCGAGGCGCTCAGCGCCGCCGCGGCCGAGCGCGGTGTGGTCAGCGTGGTGGACGCCGCCCACGCCCCCGGGGCGCTGGCCTCGCCCGTGGAGGCCTGCGACTACTGGGTCGGCAACCTGCACAAGTACGCCTGCGGCCCACGGGGTACCGCCGCCCTGGTCGTGCGCGAGGGCCTGGGCGAGGAGCTGTTCCCGCTGATCGACTCCTGGGGTGCGCGCGAGTCCTTCCCGCTGCGCTTCGACTACCAGGGCACCCTCGACGCCACCGCCTGGCTGGCCACCCCGGTCGCCGTCCGCACCATCGAGGAGGCCTTCGGCTGGGACGCCGTCCGTGCCTACAGCGCCGAGCTGCTCGACTGGGCCGGCGTCGTGGTGGCGGAGCGGGTCGCCGAGCTCAGCGGCTGGGAGCGGCGGGCCGAGGTGGGCATGGCCGTCCCCACCATGCGGCTGGTCGAGCTTCCTCCCAGCCTGACCGTCGACCGGGAGACCTCCGACGCCCTGCGCGACGTGATGGCCCGCGAGCACCGCACCGAGCTGGCCATCACCAGCTTCGAGGGGCGCCCCTACCTGCGGCTCTCCGCCCACGCCTACACCACCCCCGAGGACGTCCTGCGGTTCGTCGACGCACCGCTGGCCGCCCTGCTGGGGACGTCGCGATGACGTCCCCCCGTACCACCCCGGCCGGTCCCGGCCCGGGTACCAACCTGAGGAGCACCCAGTGAGAAGAGCCACCAGCCTGGTCGCGGCGTTGGCCGCGGCCGCCCTGACCCTGACCGCCTGCGGAGGTGGCGGCGGGGAGCCGGCCGCCGACGGCGAGGTCGAGCTCGAGATGGTCGAGAGCCTGACGAACCCGGCCCGCACGCAGGTGCTGCGGGGCCTGCTCGACGAGTTCGAGACCGCCAACCCGGGGGTGACGGTCAACCTCGTCTCCCCGCCCACGGAGCAGGCCGACGGCAAGATCCAGCAGATGCTCCAGTCCGGGTCGGGGGTGGACGTGCTCGAGGTGCGTGACATCACCGTCGGGCCCTTCGCCAACAACGGCTACCTCTACGACATGACCGCCGACATGGAGTCCTGGGAGGGGTGGGAGAGCCTGACCGAGAACGCCCGGCAGTACTCCCGCTCCAAGGACGGCCAGACCTGGTTCGTGCCCTACGGCTTCTACGGTCTCAGCCTCTTCTACCGCAAGGACCTCGTCGCCGAGGCGGGCTTCGACGGCCCGCCCAAGAGCTGGGACGAGCTGCTGGAGCAGGCCACGGCGATCCAGGACCCGGCGCAGAACCGCTTCGGCTACGCCTTCCGCGGCGGCACCAACGGCCAGGGCAACGTGGTGGCGGCCATCGAGGCCTACGTCGGGGACGACCTCGACGTGCAGAACGCCTTCCTGACCGAGGACGGGCGCACGATCTTCGCCACCGAGGAGGCGAAGCAGGCTGTCGCCACCTA
The sequence above is a segment of the Auraticoccus monumenti genome. Coding sequences within it:
- a CDS encoding aminotransferase class V-fold PLP-dependent enzyme — protein: MTLGTTSPPAPLSPGGDAAALFALDPDVLHLNHGSFGAVPRAALAEQARLKDLMEASPVLWFGELPERLLLARTAVADFLGVPASRTALVPNASAGITVVLNSLVLPDGAEVVLTDHGYGAVTMAVERAVARVGGRVVRVAVPLTADAEETTALVLAAFTERTAVVVLDAITSPTARRMPVEALSAAAAERGVVSVVDAAHAPGALASPVEACDYWVGNLHKYACGPRGTAALVVREGLGEELFPLIDSWGARESFPLRFDYQGTLDATAWLATPVAVRTIEEAFGWDAVRAYSAELLDWAGVVVAERVAELSGWERRAEVGMAVPTMRLVELPPSLTVDRETSDALRDVMAREHRTELAITSFEGRPYLRLSAHAYTTPEDVLRFVDAPLAALLGTSR
- a CDS encoding ABC transporter substrate-binding protein; the protein is MRRATSLVAALAAAALTLTACGGGGGEPAADGEVELEMVESLTNPARTQVLRGLLDEFETANPGVTVNLVSPPTEQADGKIQQMLQSGSGVDVLEVRDITVGPFANNGYLYDMTADMESWEGWESLTENARQYSRSKDGQTWFVPYGFYGLSLFYRKDLVAEAGFDGPPKSWDELLEQATAIQDPAQNRFGYAFRGGTNGQGNVVAAIEAYVGDDLDVQNAFLTEDGRTIFATEEAKQAVATYFELFRQASPPSSVAWGYPEMVEGFNNGSTAFLLQDPEVIATISESTAITAEQWDTAPLLVGPTGKAAQPIATAGWGVAESSEHKEEAVELVQFLSGDASTTFAKENSLVPIQEAAAEDPFYSTGAWASYVTMTEDPETWLNVTQPRDVAWWTEWQQKSDNEVQQVLIEQMTPEEMLASWDAYWTEKLQQGG